In a genomic window of Tripterygium wilfordii isolate XIE 37 chromosome 8, ASM1340144v1, whole genome shotgun sequence:
- the LOC120003492 gene encoding uncharacterized protein LOC120003492 yields the protein MGGGGDHGHGAEGAHDPADFRSKVWSMSGGPNCRPKHWRRNTAVAMAGIFLICIPIAMKSAELEQRPHHPVRPIPSQLWCKNFGNKEY from the exons atgggaggaggaggagaccatGGACACGGAGCGGAAGGGGCCCACGATCCTGCTGATTTTAGGAGCAAGGTTTGGAGCATGTCGGGAGGTCCGAATTGCAGGCCCAAGCACTGGCGCCGCAACACTGCCGTCGCCATGGCCGGCATCTTCCTCATCTGCATACCCATCGCCATGAAATCTGCAGAGCTCGAG CAACGGCCTCATCACCCTGTCCGTCCAATTCCATCACAGCTCTGGTGCAAGAATTTTGGAAATAAAGAGTACTAA